A window of the Serinus canaria isolate serCan28SL12 chromosome 27, serCan2020, whole genome shotgun sequence genome harbors these coding sequences:
- the GHDC gene encoding GH3 domain-containing protein isoform X2, protein MLVAVVAVAVAVAVAMAVPALRHRLVRSALRRAGGRYRRRLEALDSDVRLSQERRLRRLLGTGTAGGWEEFQERHPLGQPCLDEAPRIPLPPLRLWALLPGCWDTDPRLQRALHVLEAGLAAELHDALVTLRTEWPRLAQELELGRLSPQPGLPEELREQLQALLSPAAARAAELRAECARGFEGIVLRLWPQLEVVVVRMMYGTERLYCDSLRQADCQGLPFYCPFYQAAGALLGVNLWPAEPAPRFVLCPDWAFCEFLPCLASKEPRTVLLDELWEGREYGLVVTAQPGEYRCRTGEVLKVIGFHKQCPVVEPVRRESQTLSVRGESIPEEQFCQSLCRTLSLWPGAHLIDYVCVESSLLGDSSGPCAPHYEVFMELQGLRDLSEVQRYKLDQCLQEDFPIYKSFRFKGSIGPLRLHLVRPRSFTQLREALGSPVPMPRVLHEEQLLQLIQGAVIS, encoded by the exons ATGCTGGTGGCGGTGGTGGCCGTGGCTGTGGCCGTGGCCGTGGCCATGGCTGTCCCTGCGCTACGGCACCGCCTAGTCCGTTCCGCGCTGCGCCGCGCCGGGGGCCGGTACCGGCGGCGGCTGGAGGCTCTGGACAGCGACGTGCGGCTGAGCCAGGAGCGGCGGCTGCGGCGCCTGCTGGGCACCGGCACGGCCGGCG GCTGGGAGGAGTTCCAGGAGCGGCAtcccctggggcagccctgTCTGGACGAAGCGCCGAGGATTCCGCTTCCCCCGCTACGTCTCTGGGCTTTGCTACCCGGCTGCTGGGACACCGACCCCCGGCTGCAG CGTGCCCTGCATGTGCTGGAGGCCGGGCTGGCAGCCGAGCTGCACGACGCGCTGGTGACCCTGCGCACTGAATGGCCACGGCtggcccaggagctggagctgggcaggctgagcccccagcctgggctgcccgAGGAGCTGcgggagcagctgcaggcactgctgagtCCTGCTGCAGCCCGGGCAGCCGAGCTCCGTGCTGAGTGTGCCCGTGGCTTCGAGGGCATCGTGTTGCGTCTGTGGCCGCAgctggaggtggtggtggtgaggaTGATGTATGGCACAGAGCGTCTCTACTGCGATTCCCTCCGCCAGGCTGACTGCCAAGGGCTGCCCTTCTACTGCCCCTTCTaccaggcagcaggag ccctgcttggTGTAAACCTGTGGCCAGCGGAGCCAGCGCCCCGATTCGTGCTGTGCCCTGACTGGGCTTTCTGCGagttcctgccctgcctggccagcaAGGAGCCACGGACGGTGCTGCTGGATGAACTCTGGGAGGGCCGTGAGTACGGGCTGGTTgtgacagcccagccaggagagtACAG gtgccGTACTGGGGAGGTGCTGAAGGTGATTGGCTTCCACAAGCAGTGTCCTGTGGTGGAACCTGTGCGCAG GGAGAGCCAGACACTGAGCGTGCGAGGTGAGAGCATCCCTGAGGAGCAGTTCTGCCAGAGCCTGTGCCGCACCCTGAGCCTGTGGCCGGGTGCTCACCTGATTGACTACGTCTGTGTGGAGAGCAGTCTGCTGG GTGACTCTTCAGGACCCTGTGCCCCCCACTACGAGGTCTTCATGGAGCTGCAGGGCCTGCGGGACCTGTCGGAGGTGCAGCGCTACAAG CTGGACCAGTGTCTCCAGGAGGATTTCCCCATCTACAAATCCTTCCGCTTCAAGGGCAGCATTGGGCCCCTGCGCCTGCACCTGGTGAGGCCCAGGAGCTTCACCCAGCTGCGGGAAGCACTGGGCTCCCCCGTGCCCATGCCCAGGGTCCTGCAcgaagagcagctgctgcagctcatccaGGGAGCAGTCATCTCCTAG
- the GHDC gene encoding GH3 domain-containing protein isoform X1: MLVAVVAVAVAVAVAMAVPALRHRLVRSALRRAGGRYRRRLEALDSDVRLSQERRLRRLLGTGTAGGWEEFQERHPLGQPCLDEAPRIPLPPLRLWALLPGCWDTDPRLQGSLLYLDALGAAFPRALARRGTALLHWSPGCPRAPAGWPLPTLYCTPAAAAVPSSRAAALRLQLLFALRQRALHVLEAGLAAELHDALVTLRTEWPRLAQELELGRLSPQPGLPEELREQLQALLSPAAARAAELRAECARGFEGIVLRLWPQLEVVVVRMMYGTERLYCDSLRQADCQGLPFYCPFYQAAGALLGVNLWPAEPAPRFVLCPDWAFCEFLPCLASKEPRTVLLDELWEGREYGLVVTAQPGEYRCRTGEVLKVIGFHKQCPVVEPVRRESQTLSVRGESIPEEQFCQSLCRTLSLWPGAHLIDYVCVESSLLGDSSGPCAPHYEVFMELQGLRDLSEVQRYKLDQCLQEDFPIYKSFRFKGSIGPLRLHLVRPRSFTQLREALGSPVPMPRVLHEEQLLQLIQGAVIS, translated from the exons ATGCTGGTGGCGGTGGTGGCCGTGGCTGTGGCCGTGGCCGTGGCCATGGCTGTCCCTGCGCTACGGCACCGCCTAGTCCGTTCCGCGCTGCGCCGCGCCGGGGGCCGGTACCGGCGGCGGCTGGAGGCTCTGGACAGCGACGTGCGGCTGAGCCAGGAGCGGCGGCTGCGGCGCCTGCTGGGCACCGGCACGGCCGGCG GCTGGGAGGAGTTCCAGGAGCGGCAtcccctggggcagccctgTCTGGACGAAGCGCCGAGGATTCCGCTTCCCCCGCTACGTCTCTGGGCTTTGCTACCCGGCTGCTGGGACACCGACCCCCGGCTGCAG GGCTCCCTGCTCTACCTGGATGCCCTCGGCGCCGCTTTTCCGCGGGCGCTGGCCCGCCGGGGCACGGCGCTGCTGCACTGGAGCCCGGGCTGTCCCCGCGCCCCGGCGGGGTGGCCGCTGCCCACCCTGTACTGCACCCCGGCCGCGGCGGCTGTGCCGTCCTCGCGGGCCGCTGCGCTgcggctgcagctgctctttgctctgcGGCAGCGTGCCCTGCATGTGCTGGAGGCCGGGCTGGCAGCCGAGCTGCACGACGCGCTGGTGACCCTGCGCACTGAATGGCCACGGCtggcccaggagctggagctgggcaggctgagcccccagcctgggctgcccgAGGAGCTGcgggagcagctgcaggcactgctgagtCCTGCTGCAGCCCGGGCAGCCGAGCTCCGTGCTGAGTGTGCCCGTGGCTTCGAGGGCATCGTGTTGCGTCTGTGGCCGCAgctggaggtggtggtggtgaggaTGATGTATGGCACAGAGCGTCTCTACTGCGATTCCCTCCGCCAGGCTGACTGCCAAGGGCTGCCCTTCTACTGCCCCTTCTaccaggcagcaggag ccctgcttggTGTAAACCTGTGGCCAGCGGAGCCAGCGCCCCGATTCGTGCTGTGCCCTGACTGGGCTTTCTGCGagttcctgccctgcctggccagcaAGGAGCCACGGACGGTGCTGCTGGATGAACTCTGGGAGGGCCGTGAGTACGGGCTGGTTgtgacagcccagccaggagagtACAG gtgccGTACTGGGGAGGTGCTGAAGGTGATTGGCTTCCACAAGCAGTGTCCTGTGGTGGAACCTGTGCGCAG GGAGAGCCAGACACTGAGCGTGCGAGGTGAGAGCATCCCTGAGGAGCAGTTCTGCCAGAGCCTGTGCCGCACCCTGAGCCTGTGGCCGGGTGCTCACCTGATTGACTACGTCTGTGTGGAGAGCAGTCTGCTGG GTGACTCTTCAGGACCCTGTGCCCCCCACTACGAGGTCTTCATGGAGCTGCAGGGCCTGCGGGACCTGTCGGAGGTGCAGCGCTACAAG CTGGACCAGTGTCTCCAGGAGGATTTCCCCATCTACAAATCCTTCCGCTTCAAGGGCAGCATTGGGCCCCTGCGCCTGCACCTGGTGAGGCCCAGGAGCTTCACCCAGCTGCGGGAAGCACTGGGCTCCCCCGTGCCCATGCCCAGGGTCCTGCAcgaagagcagctgctgcagctcatccaGGGAGCAGTCATCTCCTAG